The Kwoniella mangroviensis CBS 8507 chromosome 1 map unlocalized Ctg02, whole genome shotgun sequence genome window below encodes:
- a CDS encoding glyceraldehyde-3-phosphate dehydrogenase: MAVKVGINGFGRIGRIVLRNAIEHGDIEVVAVNDPFIDLEYMVYMFKYDSTHGRFKGTVETKEGKLFINDKPISVFGERDPTAIKWGEAGADYVVESTGVFTTIDKASAHLKGGAKKVIISAPSADAPMFVCGVNLEQYKPEYQVISNASCTTNCLAPLAKVIHDNFTIVEGLMTTVHATTATQKTVDGPSNKDWRGGRGAAANIIPSSTGAAKAVGKVIPDLNGKLTGMAFRVPTSDVSVVDLVARIEKGASYDEIKAVIKKASESPELKGILGYTEDEVVSTDFTGSTESSIFDAKAGIALNKNFVKLVSWYDNEYGYSRRVCDLVAYIAGVDAKAQ, encoded by the exons ATGGCCGTCAAAGTAGGAATCAACGGTTTCG GTCGAATCGGTCGAATCGTTCTTAG AAATGCTATCGAACACGGCGATATCGAAGTTGTTGCCGTTAACGA TCCcttcatcgatcttgaataCATG GTCTACATGTTCAAGTACGACTCT ACCCACGGTCGATTCAAGGGAACTGTCGAGACCAAAGAAGGTAAACTCTTCATCAACGACAAGCCCATCTCTGTTTTCGGTGAGCGAGACCCTACCGCCATTAAATGGGGTGAGGCCGGTGCCGATTACGTTGTCGAATCAACCGGTgtcttcaccaccatcgaCAAGGCTAGTGCCCATCTCAAAGGTGGTGCCAAGAAGGTCATCATCTCTGCCCCTTCGGCTGATGCCCCTAT GTTCGTATGTGGTGTAAACCTCGAGCAATACAAGCCTGAGTACCAAGTTATCTCCAACGCTTCTTGTACCACCAACTGTCTCGCTCCTCTCGCCAAGGTCATCCACGACAAC TTCACCATCGTTGAAGGTCTCATGACTACCGTTCACGCCACCACTGCTACCCAAAAGACTGTCGATGGTCCATCCAACA AGGACTGgagaggtggtcgaggtgcTGCCGCCAACATCATCCCCTCTTCCACTGGTGCTGCTAAA GCCGTCGGAAAGGTCATTCCTGATCTTAACGGTAAACTCACTGGTATGGCTTTCCGAGTCCCTACCTCTGATGTCTCCGTCGTCGACCTTGTCGCCCGAATTGAGAAGGGTGCCTCTTACGATGAAATCAAGGCTGTCATCAAGAAGGCTTCTGAAAGTCCTGAACTTAAGGGTATCTTAGG TTACACTGAAGACGAGGTCGTTTCTACTGACTTCACTGGATCAACCGAGTCCTCCATCTTCGATGCTAAAGCTGGTATCGCTTTGAACAAGAACTTCGTCAAGCTTGTCAGCTGG TACGACAACGAGTACGGTTACTCTCGACGAGTCTGTGACCTTGTCGCTTACATTGCCGGTGTCGATGCTAAAGCTCAATAA